A portion of the Segatella copri DSM 18205 genome contains these proteins:
- a CDS encoding vWA domain-containing protein, with protein MLRFEDPIFLWLLWIIPVLILIRLIGWRRRKAKLKKLGDPELLKQLMPNISKYRPTVKFVLMLAALALLIVMVARPQMGSKISHDKRHGIETIICLDISNSMLCQDVVPSRLDKSKMLIENLVDNFNNDKIGLIVFAGDAFVQLPITTDYVSAKMFLQNITPGLIQTQGTNIGAAIDLASKSFTQQENVGRAIIVITDGENHEPGAQEAAAAANKKGINVFILGIGNTKGAPIPMGDGSYLKDNAGNTVMTALNEQMCKELAQAGKGQYIHVDNTSDAERALNDDIAKLQKGDVTSVVYSAYDEQFQAVGILVILLLIIEICLLEVKNPLLRNIKFFKKDIRKPF; from the coding sequence ATGTTAAGATTTGAAGATCCTATATTTCTCTGGCTGTTGTGGATAATACCAGTACTGATTCTGATCAGACTGATAGGGTGGAGAAGAAGAAAGGCGAAACTGAAGAAGCTCGGCGATCCGGAACTTCTGAAACAGCTCATGCCCAACATCTCCAAATATCGCCCTACAGTGAAGTTTGTGCTGATGCTCGCAGCCTTGGCGCTTCTTATCGTGATGGTAGCTCGCCCTCAGATGGGCAGCAAGATTTCTCACGATAAGCGACATGGCATTGAAACCATCATCTGCCTCGATATTTCAAATTCCATGCTCTGTCAGGACGTGGTTCCATCCCGTTTGGACAAGAGTAAGATGCTTATCGAAAATCTGGTCGACAACTTTAACAACGACAAGATTGGACTCATCGTCTTTGCAGGCGATGCTTTCGTGCAGTTGCCAATCACCACCGATTATGTTTCGGCAAAGATGTTTCTCCAGAACATAACCCCTGGTCTTATCCAGACCCAGGGAACCAATATCGGAGCAGCCATCGATTTGGCTTCCAAGAGTTTCACCCAGCAGGAGAATGTGGGCAGAGCCATCATCGTTATTACCGATGGCGAAAACCATGAGCCTGGCGCACAGGAGGCAGCGGCTGCTGCCAACAAGAAAGGAATCAATGTCTTTATCCTGGGCATAGGTAACACCAAGGGAGCACCAATCCCTATGGGAGACGGCTCTTATCTGAAGGACAATGCGGGCAACACCGTAATGACCGCCCTGAATGAGCAGATGTGCAAGGAACTTGCCCAGGCAGGCAAGGGTCAGTACATTCATGTAGATAATACCAGCGATGCGGAAAGAGCATTGAATGATGATATTGCCAAATTGCAGAAAGGCGATGTAACGAGTGTGGTTTACAGCGCCTATGATGAACAGTTCCAGGCTGTAGGTATTCTTGTCATCCTGTTGCTTATCATCGAAATCTGTCTGCTTGAGGTAAAGAATCCTCTGCTCAGAAACATCAAGTTTTTTAAGAAAGACATCAGGAAGCCTTTCTGA
- a CDS encoding tetratricopeptide repeat protein: protein MRYLRYILVFALMVLGLAKVGAQNDRNFIRQGNRAYHKQKWAAAETQYRKAISKNQKNAQAVYNLGCALMMQQKDSMAMIQFENASKLETNKMRRARSYHNMGVVMQQHQQYAQAIGCYENALRCNPQDNATRYNLALCKKLLKNQKQNKQNDKNKNNKDKNKDKNKDKQNKEQNKDQNKDKNKNDKNKNNQNKNNQQNQNNQDKMSKDNAEQLLNAAIQQEKDTKRKMQKAMSQPRRKQYEKNW, encoded by the coding sequence ATGAGATATTTAAGATATATATTGGTTTTTGCCCTGATGGTGCTGGGCTTGGCAAAGGTGGGAGCACAGAACGACCGCAACTTCATCCGCCAGGGAAACCGCGCCTATCATAAACAGAAGTGGGCTGCAGCCGAAACGCAATATCGCAAGGCTATCTCCAAGAACCAGAAGAATGCGCAGGCTGTCTATAATCTGGGTTGCGCCCTGATGATGCAGCAGAAGGATTCGATGGCAATGATACAGTTTGAGAATGCTTCGAAACTGGAAACGAACAAGATGCGACGCGCCAGAAGTTACCACAACATGGGTGTGGTCATGCAGCAGCATCAGCAATATGCGCAGGCCATAGGATGCTATGAGAACGCCCTGCGCTGCAATCCGCAGGACAATGCAACCCGATATAATCTTGCCCTCTGCAAGAAACTGCTTAAAAACCAGAAGCAGAACAAGCAGAACGATAAGAACAAGAACAATAAGGATAAAAACAAGGACAAGAACAAAGACAAGCAGAATAAGGAACAGAACAAAGATCAGAATAAAGACAAGAACAAAAACGACAAAAACAAGAACAACCAGAATAAGAACAATCAGCAGAATCAGAATAATCAGGACAAGATGAGCAAAGATAATGCTGAACAACTCTTGAACGCTGCCATCCAGCAGGAGAAGGATACGAAGCGCAAGATGCAGAAAGCGATGAGTCAGCCTCGCAGAAAGCAATATGAGAAAAACTGGTAA